Genomic window (Candidatus Neomarinimicrobiota bacterium):
CTATGAACTGATCCGCATAGATACTGCTTCTGCCTGTGCTACTGTCAGTCGTCCGATTAAAAACAAGTGGTCTCTCGAAATCGGGATCTACGCCGCCGCCCATCCAGGTCTGGTACTGAGCCGGAATGTCAGCACTGCCGAAGAAAGTCCCTAACCACGCTCTGGCATCCAGCCGAAGTCTCCTTCCGTGGCGCCACGTCAGTTTCCCTGCTGATTCAAAGCGGGCGAAACTGCCCCCGCTGAGTCCTGCCCTCAGACCGACCTCTGCCTGATAGTTTATAAAAGGATCGGGCCGATGATTGTAAGCGATCCGGCCGGCCGCCACCGTGAACTTGCCAGCTGAATAATAGACTGGACTTACCGCCAGAGGATCTATGTCGTGGAAGAACAGGCGGCCGGCAATAGACACGAAAGGTGTGGAAACGATGGGCTTGCGGATCGTCCCATCAAAAACCAGCCTGATCCCCCTGCGGCCACTGTAGTCGCTTACCCCAGCCGCGACGGTCCAGCGCCTGAAACCGAGACTCCTGTAGAAAGTCCTCTGAGCGGAGACAGAGCCCACCAGCCGTTGGTGCTGGAAATCCCACATGGGCGCCGCTGCAAGCCCGTGACGGAAGCCGGGAATGAATCCTGAATAAAGTAAGACGCCGGGCGTGACGCCGTTGAAGGCATTCCCGTTTAGCCACGGAAGATAGTTGACCTCCCTAAAGTGAAAGGTCGGCTGATCAAACACAAAGTTGAACTTCAGCGGTTGCGAGGTAGCATTGTTCTCACGATTGATGTCCGGCATAATGTTGTCAGGATCAATGACCGCCTTCTCCGCTCCTTCGGGAAGCGAGACGTTCTTCATCCCAGAGAAACCAGCCAGCCAGCGCCGTTCTATCTCTGAGCCAGAACGATCATACAGAGCCAGTTCAACCGGGGAATTCATGCTGCCGAGATTGGTCACCGTCACTGCACCATCCCGAACAGGCCCCACTCCATAATCAATCACCTTCGTGTCGTTCACCGCATCATCGAAAAACCAGTCCAGCGGCTGGTCGGAATGCTTCGCAAAAAAACTGCGGAAATCAGCGGGCGATGGATGCCTGAATTCCCAAGTCTCATAAAAGTCCTGCATAATCTCATCCATCTTCTTTTCGCCGAGAAAGTGTTGTAGATAGCGCGTGAAGATGGCGGTCTTGCCGTAAACCACGGTACCGTAGTTTTCCTGGGCAAAATCTGTGGACGGGAGATCCATGGGCTGATCGTCACCAGAGGCGGCGCGAGACTGATAAGAGAGATATCCCATTATCCAGCGAAAATCGAGGTTGCGACCGATCCTCATCTTGTTCTGCATAAAATCGGAGACAACGATCTGACCGTTCCGTTCGGGGTACTTCTTCTCCCAATAGCGGATGTTAGTGTATTCATTGAGTCCTTCATCGAGGAAGGCGTGATCCCGCTCGTCAGAACCGAGAATTCCGTAGAACCAGTTGTGCCCCACCTCGTGCATAATGACGAACTCTAACAGGTCTTTCGAGCCACCGCTGGAGATGATGGTGATATTCGGATACTCCATTCCGCCTCCCGCCGACATATCTCCATCCACGGCGGTAATGTGGTTGTAGGGGTAGTCACCGTAGAATCGGCTGTACCAATAGCCCGAGTCGTGGAGATACTCGATTGACCTCTCCCACAGTTTCGCGTTCTTTGGCAGGTACATACTCCACAATGTCACCTTGTGGGTCGAGTCCGCAACCCAAAGTTCTCCTTTGCGGACGATCCAGTCCGGGTCGGCAAACCAGGCAAAATCGTGCACCTTCTCCTGATGAAAATGAAGCGTCTTTATCCGCCGACTTTCGTCTTTTCCGAATGACCCTTCGGGCGCCTCTCCACTCTTGTCTCTCGTCTCTTCGGCCTTCTCTTTTTCAGCTTCTTCCTTTTGGCTTGTCTCCTTTTTCCTTCTTTCCTTTCTCATCTCCTTGATTCTCTTCTTGAATGCCTTTTTGTTCAGAGCGTGGAGAGAATCCCCCTCCGCCGTGAGAGAGTCGAGCCAGCCATACTCAGCCTCCCCGTCCACGATGTCACCGGTTGCCATGATGCGATATTCCTGTGGAAGGGTGATATGAACATCAAAGGTGCCGAACTCACTGAAGAATTCGCCCTGATCGAGGTACGGCATGGGGTGCCACCCTTGAGAATCGTAGACTGCCGGTTTGGGATACCACTGGCAGATCTCATAATGCTTGCCGGAATGGCCCAGCCGGGAGAAGACGATGGGAAGCTTGACAAAGAAAGGGGTTTCGATGGTGACGCTCTGACTTGGCGGCACAGGGTCATTCAGGTAAACCTTTGCCGCGTCGATCCATTCAGGGTGATATTCCCATTTCAGGGACTGTCCCTCCACAGAGAAATCGAGACTGTCAATGTAGCCTCTGTCATCTTCCTCCGAAAAGTGAAACCGTGTGGAATAGTGTTCGAGCCTCTGCTTGGCGAAGGCGGTCTCATCATTTTTGTAGGCGTTGGGCCAGAGATGAAACCAGATGAACCGGAGAGTGTCAGGAGAGTGATTGGTGTAGGTCAGCTTTTCGCGGGCTGAAAGAGTGTGGGAGGAGTCATTAAGGGTGACGTGGATTTCGTAAGCTACATGCTGCTGCCAGTATTCTCTTTCCCCGACGAGAGGACCCGCGCCGAGAAGTACGAGAAGCATCAGGGGTCTAGAAATCAGGCACTGCATGAGAATACGCTTGGTCAGGGACAGAACTACTTACTAAAGTTATGGTTGTCACCGAAATGAGACAACAACTCCACGACAGACTCTCAACTGCTTCAGGCCTCAAAATGGTTGAATCTCCTCGATCTCAATTCTAAATTGAGCCACCGCTCGGCAGGTCTAATGAAGAATAACTTCCGACTCCTTTTACAAATGGTATGCATCACCGCTGTTGTGACCGGTCAGGATTACCTTTGGCCGGTTAAGCTCGGCAAAGCGATCACCTCCAATTTTGCCGAAGTGCGGCCGCGGCGTTTCCATTCCGGCATCGACATCAGAACAGACGGTTCTACGGGACATGAGATTGTCGCCATTGAAGCAGGTTACGTGTGGCGCGTTAAGGTATCCTCAAACGGCTACGGAAAGGTCTTGTATCTCAAGCTGAATGACGGCTCTACCGCTGTCTATGCACACCTGCAGAAATTCATGCCGCTGCTGAACGATATCATCAAGATTGAACAGGACATCAACCGCTCATATTCTGTGGAGAAGTACTTCCGTGAGAACGAATTCACCATAGCAAAAGGAGAAGTTCTCGGTACCACAGGCGAAAGTGGAGGCGCCTTTGGTCCGCATCTGCATTTCGAGTTGAGGGACTCCTTGAATCGGCCTATCAATCCTCTTACTCACGGTTTTCCGTTGAACGATAAGCATGCTCCAGTGCCTGATGCCGTGGCCATCATACCGTTAAGCAAAGATGCTGTTATCAACGGCTCTTCTCTTTCCCAGACTTTTCCCCTGCACCGAAGAGGCGGTTCCAGCTACGAATTCCCTGATACTATTCATGTCTACGGATCTGTCGGATTCGATGTATCGGTTACTGATGAGATTACAGGATTCCCGAACAAGTTCAATATCGCCGGAGCTTCACTTTCGGTAGATGACGTTGAGGTGTATAGAGCTGACTTTGAATCCTTTTCGTTCGAGCGGACCCATTTCGTAGAAACCGAAAGGGACAATGCACTCAGAAGGCTAAACGACGGCGAGTTTCACCGCCTTTTCACTCTCGATCACAACAGTAACTTGAGTTTCATAAAGGAAGGATCTGGCGGCACGCTCTCGCCGTCACCGGGACATCACACAGTTTCAATCCGCCTGTTTGATCACAAAAAGAATATTTCCCGAATTAAGGGGACGATTTACCACGCTCCGCCTTTCTCTATAGGCGCCACAGTACTGACTCAGGATAGAAAGACAGTGACAATATCACTGGAAACTATTGGTACTCCTTTTCCTGTTACCGATTTCGCCTGCTACAGTTTCAACAATAAGGGCTACGTGGAAGAAAAAGTTGAAGCCCTCTCAAGCCGTCAAGACGGAAGAGCGCTAATAGTCGATCTTCCCGCCTCAAGAGTCAGAGGGCGTATTCTTCAGTTAATCGGCACTGATAAACTGGGCGGAGTCAGCCTCCCTTTCCATTTGCCTCTTGGTGCGGACGAAGCTGACCCTATCAAGATGGCAATCGATTTTGACATCTCCCACCTCGAGAAATCGGTGGTGATTCAAGTGGACTCCCGCGGGTGGGTGGCCGATCCACCGGAAGTAGTGTTGACGGGGCGAAATAGAGAAGTCCCGATTCAACTTCAACGGACGAGACCGACGACTTTCATCTCTACCCCTCTCGATCCTCAGACAGTGGCTGGCGTCACCGAGGCAGTTGTCTTGTACGATGGTTCCCCTGCACGAGAATCACATTTCATCTTTAAACCGAAGTTGTTCACGGGCGATCGGGCGATGGCGGTGATTTCACCTGACGGCAGATGTTCCCTTCAGGCTGTGCCCACTACATTTTACGATACAACAGCCATTTGGATAGAGAACATCGAAACGCCGGTCCCGGTTGAGGGCGGTGAGTTCAGAAGCAGAGCCTATCAGTTACAGCCATTTGAAAGACCTCTTCAAGACTCCGCCCGCGTAGCCATCGCACTGGC
Coding sequences:
- a CDS encoding M23 family metallopeptidase; the encoded protein is MKNNFRLLLQMVCITAVVTGQDYLWPVKLGKAITSNFAEVRPRRFHSGIDIRTDGSTGHEIVAIEAGYVWRVKVSSNGYGKVLYLKLNDGSTAVYAHLQKFMPLLNDIIKIEQDINRSYSVEKYFRENEFTIAKGEVLGTTGESGGAFGPHLHFELRDSLNRPINPLTHGFPLNDKHAPVPDAVAIIPLSKDAVINGSSLSQTFPLHRRGGSSYEFPDTIHVYGSVGFDVSVTDEITGFPNKFNIAGASLSVDDVEVYRADFESFSFERTHFVETERDNALRRLNDGEFHRLFTLDHNSNLSFIKEGSGGTLSPSPGHHTVSIRLFDHKKNISRIKGTIYHAPPFSIGATVLTQDRKTVTISLETIGTPFPVTDFACYSFNNKGYVEEKVEALSSRQDGRALIVDLPASRVRGRILQLIGTDKLGGVSLPFHLPLGADEADPIKMAIDFDISHLEKSVVIQVDSRGWVADPPEVVLTGRNREVPIQLQRTRPTTFISTPLDPQTVAGVTEAVVLYDGSPARESHFIFKPKLFTGDRAMAVISPDGRCSLQAVPTTFYDTTAIWIENIETPVPVEGGEFRSRAYQLQPFERPLQDSARVAIALAKSIANADRMSIFYYDQKGGWTCLPSQFSRSRWMFFASLYSLEAVAVIEDRVPPVIETILPGDGGFYDYNDLMSFSAKVKDSLAGVKDDKAIQLSLDGEQLLFEYQPVKKKVIYQLDSPLESGSHTLIIKVADQVGNMTTKEIAFSVN
- a CDS encoding M1 family metallopeptidase; this encodes MLLVLLGAGPLVGEREYWQQHVAYEIHVTLNDSSHTLSAREKLTYTNHSPDTLRFIWFHLWPNAYKNDETAFAKQRLEHYSTRFHFSEEDDRGYIDSLDFSVEGQSLKWEYHPEWIDAAKVYLNDPVPPSQSVTIETPFFVKLPIVFSRLGHSGKHYEICQWYPKPAVYDSQGWHPMPYLDQGEFFSEFGTFDVHITLPQEYRIMATGDIVDGEAEYGWLDSLTAEGDSLHALNKKAFKKRIKEMRKERRKKETSQKEEAEKEKAEETRDKSGEAPEGSFGKDESRRIKTLHFHQEKVHDFAWFADPDWIVRKGELWVADSTHKVTLWSMYLPKNAKLWERSIEYLHDSGYWYSRFYGDYPYNHITAVDGDMSAGGGMEYPNITIISSGGSKDLLEFVIMHEVGHNWFYGILGSDERDHAFLDEGLNEYTNIRYWEKKYPERNGQIVVSDFMQNKMRIGRNLDFRWIMGYLSYQSRAASGDDQPMDLPSTDFAQENYGTVVYGKTAIFTRYLQHFLGEKKMDEIMQDFYETWEFRHPSPADFRSFFAKHSDQPLDWFFDDAVNDTKVIDYGVGPVRDGAVTVTNLGSMNSPVELALYDRSGSEIERRWLAGFSGMKNVSLPEGAEKAVIDPDNIMPDINRENNATSQPLKFNFVFDQPTFHFREVNYLPWLNGNAFNGVTPGVLLYSGFIPGFRHGLAAAPMWDFQHQRLVGSVSAQRTFYRSLGFRRWTVAAGVSDYSGRRGIRLVFDGTIRKPIVSTPFVSIAGRLFFHDIDPLAVSPVYYSAGKFTVAAGRIAYNHRPDPFINYQAEVGLRAGLSGGSFARFESAGKLTWRHGRRLRLDARAWLGTFFGSADIPAQYQTWMGGGVDPDFERPLVFNRTTDSSTGRSSIYADQFIEAGPSVRGAYLSPSRGTAWAVNLDHTVPVLPLTLFADVAGASDIDDTLFDAGLKLSLFVVNLYLPFYQSWNPDSETPTDLQWILERMRFEVRMPLSFGGL